The following nucleotide sequence is from Mangifera indica cultivar Alphonso chromosome 1, CATAS_Mindica_2.1, whole genome shotgun sequence.
ACTGCAATAGTGTAGCTCCCTTCAGCATTGGGAACGAACTCGGCACTATATTCCAAGTCCCAGCCTCCCACAACTAAGTCCCATGTTATTGTTGCACCAGCctgattaatcaaataaattaccCATGAGAAACCTCTATTAGTCTACAATAAAGCAGatctagaaaaaaattaaagtgataTTAGACAAATTCGTTTTATTCTAGAGAGTAATTGAACCTCAATCCCCTCAATCTGAATGTTAACTTTCTCTCCTCCTTTGACAGTGAACTCAGAAGCCGGTTTAGGTGGGCCGTTCAAATCACTGGGTCGACTCAATCCACCATACTGTACTGGAATGTCTTCTGGCCTTATAAATCTGATCGTCAAATAACAAAATCCACTTACATCATACCAACTCAAAGTTGTCATTTTTCAAGGTAAGTTATAAATGTGAACCCGGAGAGAAACAGAGCACGCGAAGAAAAACAGAAACCTAACTTTTAATccaaattaagagtaaaaaaaaaaaaaaaaacagattctgaagagttttgaaatttgaacgTAAACAGTGAATGAACCAAGAGGAAAGACTCACTTGTATAGTGTCTCAGCTACATTTCCTTCCTTAGAAATCACAAACTTGCTCTTAGTTCGCTGAGTGAGGAACGGGCTGAACATTGAGTACAGCATACTGAAGTACCATGGCACATTGATGAAAATCTGAAGCCAAACCCATAAAAGAAATCCagaaatcaataattttaaagagaaaatatagagaataaaaagaattaacatgAAAAAACATAAACCAACAAAATAAAGTTAGAGAATTACCTTGCGGGCAACCATTTCAGGGTAATTATCTTGAAACAAAGAGAGGATCTGATTAGAGGCAACTCTAAGCTCTCTTTTAGGCATGTCTTTAAGATCAGTAACTTGAATAATAGAGTTAATTCCACCGGGCTTAAAATGCAAAAGGTTTATGCCTCTCTCCAAAACCTGAACTCTCCACCTTAAAAATCTCTTCAGCTTCTCCTCATCTCCAAAAATCCTCTCATACATATCTTTATCTCTGAAAACCCCATAAGCATTGTAACAAACAGGGTGTCCTTCTTTATCGTACCCTTGCATATACGCCACCACACCTTCAAGTTCTTTGAACCCCAAATCTTCCTCTAAGACACCGTCTGCTCCAAACTCTTTGCGCCAAGCCAAACACTTCTCCAACATGTTAAAAGAATCCAGGACTCTAAAGTCTCTTGCTCTCAAAAACTTCAAAAGTATCACATCGGCTTTTTCATCGCCACCCAGAAGATGAATACCCCACATGGAGCACTCATTACCAGAGCCATGAGAGTCCACAAGCTTGTTCTTCAGTTCCTGTAAAGCTTTCTTTTCAGATGATTTGAGATTTGAGATGAAGTAAGAGTCCTCTTTGAAAGAAGGAGTCCGAAGAGTCGCTGCTTCCATTAGCGTCGTGACGAAAGATTTCTTGCCGTGGGGCTTTGGTGAAGCCTCTGGCAGTGAATCTTGTTGTTGACTGGACATGGGTGAAGAATCTACCACTGATATTGCCTCCATTAACGTCCGGAGATCGTTTATATAATGTGTCTTATACGAATTCTTAGTGTTAATAAGAAAAAGCTTTAAGCACTCAAAAGAAGAAACCCTGCTTACGATTCCCTCTCTCTGATGTTCACAGAGACACagcagagaaagagaaagagaaagagaaagagaaaaaacacaGTACTCGCTAAAGAGAGATAAATTCATAAACTTTAAACAGATGATGTGATGAGCCGGGACTTTTCTTTGAACTTTGAACAAACATCATTTAGCGGCacaaaaggaaaacaaatttgaacGAGCGTAATGTGATGTCACGCGCTCTCTAACTGTATGTATGATTGAATTTACTAACTCTTTTTCCTTTAGCCTAGCATAGCCTAGCCGAGCCGGGCTGAGTTTTAGCTGAGCGAAAATTGTACGGAGGCGACGGTGGACTGGTGGTGGTGACTTGTAGAGGAGGTGATAATTAATGAGAAATTTAGAGAGGCCAAGAAAAACTTGTCACGGGGTTTGTGGGGTCGAGTATGTGGAGTGGGACCCGGTAAagctttgttttttctttatgtCGGCCAGCAACCTGTAACACACCTCCCCAGCTCCATTTCCGGGGGCCAAACTAGTCCAAAGtccaaacaaattcaaatatgaagcctaaaatatcatttagacCCCTCGAGATTATCTCTGCCTCCCCGTAcccttatctttttttttaattacacctatataaagaatttaaaaataattgttataccattaaatattattttatttttaatataaaattatttgattataatatatcaacattTATACCCTCATTTATACTCATTCATTGTTAGTATatgatgtgttattttattaataattaaatataggGGGAAGTTTTAGTAATTTTGTAAGCATGGAGTATGAGTTTGATAATTTCagcaagaagaaagaagagagagagagagaggaagtgGGGCTgtaaatttatatgaaagtgAAACCAATCCAACTAAAACTTGAAACCGAAGTCATTAAGGTGGTTTGATTAGAACTAAACAATGCGGTTGGTTTGCATTCGGGAATGGGGTGGTGCTTTATCTGGTAATCTGGTCCGGGTGGTCCTATTTTGGGCAGAGATGGTTTTGTTGGTCCTCAGTGCGGTGACTACTTTCATGATTTAGTCAGGAATTTTTCATTCCGGTTTAGAgataattcaaatcaaagaaACATCCCATAAAGGTAATGCTATTTCTACTACTGCACTCCACTACATTCTTCGGAAAATAAATAGTATatcagatatataaataatatattataattttaaattaaaattaaaataatatttaatcatgtaataatataatatttatatacttaaattatatgtaaaaatatataaaaataactttattttgaataattttaaattaaagataaaatagattaaattaagTCAGACAGAACCGAACTTTTGTAACCCAAGtcttgatttgagtttgatttaaacaaaTACAGATTGAACTAAATTAAGTCATTTTTCTAGATCGAGCCAACTTACTTTTGATCcaactttaaattcaaattactcAAACTCGATTTGGAGTgaacaaattaagtttgagcCAAAAGgctatatttattttcataaacaaatcaaatttaaatcaataacatttagtataaaatagattgaattgaatctaaataaatattttttttaatttaaatctcatCTGgactttttataatttgaattgattttgatttagatCTTGTGTAGGTTGAATGGAATTTTCTCTAGAATCATGTCAAGAAGCATGCTTTGAACTCAATGTGAAACATCGGTTTCAAACCTAATCCAAATCCTTGGTCACTGATGATTCATTCTAATCTAAATCTTGGCTTGGCCTCCCTTATGTCCTGTCCATTACCTTTCTTGCATTTTCGATTTGCGGTGACGTCTCGTGCTCAACATCTCCGTGGCTGGGTGGCGGGGCAGGCATTTTGACGCCCTAAGATTATTGgtgttaaaatataaaagcaaaaacttcttataatttatttgacgGTTTAATCTTTTCTGCCTCGAATAGCTTATGTCTTTTACGTCAGAGTAAATGTGAAAACAAGACCTTGGCTTGAAGACAAGAGGGAGACCTTTCGGCCCCACTACCGAGGGAAAGCTGGAATATTTTGCATTGGAttcgaaaaagaaaaattatttttggggatttgattttataactaATGTTGTTGTTTAGGTGTAGGTTTGGAATTTTGGACCCATCAATCATTTTACCCACCCAATTgttctaaaattcaaaaacatataCAGGAACATTCACATTAATGCATCTTGGGAAAGAATTTTAGGAGAGTTTGgtttttattgacaaaaattattttattaattaatatttcatcattaatattatttaatttataagtaatacaaaatattacttagatattattattattaatagtgcatttacttagatattaaaaaattattaagaaaatcataatttttttataattttaattttatttattaattttttaaacaaaattattctcatgtttaattaatataatgaataaaatgaaaaatatttgaaaatatttatatatatataagtatttaataaaataatattttggtatactttttttcatttaatctaatacaataattatttatatttatatattttttattaaatacgataataatttatatttaatatttttctaaataatctatttttcaggataatattttatttttgtaacaaaAGATTATCTGAATCAACCACACTCTTTGAGTAATGGTATATACACTGACAGtaaatattgatttgaatatcgttaataatatatgattatgtgaataaatttaaatattattttatttttaattaaaaattatttaattatataattatacattatctaaatatttaattgagattttaatattaaatatataatattttatttcgtTAGTTACAAATATGTACTCCACTTAAGAGTTAAAtagttaaaagtaatataatcattttcacATCTAACACTTTCCGATTTTTTAATTGACAAAGTTAAATTTTGGACggaaatattttagaatttaatgGGTAGCAATGCGGTTTTCCATACCTTGGATGGACCAAaagaaaagttttttaaatatactcGTGCTAGAGTATTTTCTTGTGCTTTCATTGGTCTCCGTTAAGTGCCCAAACCAAAGAAATTTTACAAGTACAGATAAGTTCAGTTCCCTTAATCATAGGAATTGGTGAAAAGTTTTCATAGcgatttcaaaaattatacaaaagtAATCCTTTCTCCTTTAACTTTAGTGGTTAGAAGCTTGAGGCAGAATCACTTTTGACTTGTGCTTAAAAGATAATCCTCACTTAATTATTACTTTATCGGTCATTAGAGTCCTAATTTCCTTCTaaagcaaaaatatttttaatgctCTTTTCTGTCTTGTTCATCTGCAAATGCCAAAACATGCCATGCAGGAGCAGCACTACTTTGTTCTCGTTTACTTTTGAATATTCTTATCAGAATAAGCAGGCTATTGCATATAGGGTGTAATTCTGTTTCTATATTTCATTAAATGTAGCAGAAAATACAGTCAATCCCATGTGCAAGTGCAAGACAGCTCTGTATGGTTCTAAATTCGTTTCTATAGTGCAAGGAAGGTGAAcaagacaaagaaaaattaGCACACTTTCCTGCTTAAGATTCTTCCATTTACATGATCTTTAACTATGCTTTTAGCCCTATTGCAGCTCATTTGGCATTTAATAGAGATGGAACCGTACGTTGATTTTCTTGGCCTTCTTATCTGGACACCGTTGTAAATCTTCAAGAATAGTACTGAAATGATGCAAGGAGAGTCTGGCTCGTGAGGTGACATTTATTTATGGTTATGAACAAGACTGTATATGGGTTTTGGTTGCCAGACAATTTCCTGTCATGAATGACAGaacaattcaaattttgtaCTAGCTCTCTTTGAATATTCATGCAAATAGAACGTCCACTCTCATGCCTTCGAGAAGCAATCTGCCATGTGCGTGTCAAAACTTCTCTGAAAAGAACATGGCTTGTTTTTCGATTGATTGCCCTTTACTCCTTTGAATAATTTCCTACCTTCTTTATATGTCACAATCACATATAAGTtgcaaattttataactttggaAATGGACATCGACATTAGATCCACTGTGATAGCTTGGTGGCATCCTCATGGCTTGATCAATGTTCtagttacaaataaaaatggatccaaatcaaattaatataaatttgactcgatattaaattcaaataaattcgaattcaaGTTAGGTAGTTCTAACTCAAATagatctatattttttaatgtgatttttcattaacgttaataatatatattttttaataattcctctttttctttatctcaAACGacttttactttttctctctaataattcttttaacaatttattattaacttaagctgattgaaacttaaattaaattttttgaatttaaattgaatttaaaccaaCCTTTATTTAGACTTACATGGACTTAAAtccatttttaatttcaaagcAAAAGCCCACTGTTTATGCTGCGGTGTAGTACTATTTCAAGCTCTAAATAGAAGCAGGAATTTAGCCTAAAACCCGGAAACTTCGCTGTTTGCAACAATGCATGAAAGCCAGAAACACAAATATTACGTGATAGTTATGGTTTCTTGGGAGCCCAAAAGACTATTACCCATCCAAAATATcctcttattttaaatttttattttttaattttaaaaattttatttatctatccataaataattaaaattaacaaaattctaacttcttaaaattttatttcttttttctctcaaatattaaaaactaactattttcctcATAAATCAAgtcttaaaaaataacatttttctcttaaattttagttttaaaactccAACACTATTATCGATGATTTCTCCCTATCaaagctttcttttctttcgaGGATCTCTTCCTTTTAGTTGAATGTTTGATCAACGTTAAATAAAACTAGAGAGATAAAAAGTTTCATCGAAAAGATGAAGTTTTTCATCCAGGAGATAAATACgagattttcattttcatttctccATTAAGCTCTTtgtcattttaaatgaaatcttCATCGATTGACATTTCAAATGAGAGGAGAGAGACCGTTAAAATATGGTGATGCATTAAGGAATTTTTGTCATCGATGATGacgttaaaaattaaaaactaaactttaagagagaaatatcaatttttttaaacttgcgAACTCGATGTCAATATGGATTATAAGCCATTATTAATCAATAGACATTAGACAAGGGAGACTGTCCCGTTGTAGGGTAGCGTTACtactgattaaataataaaaatagcaGTATTATTGATGGGTTTAAAcatataattcattcaataatgTTACTACTGATTACATAGTAACCTAAAAGCAACAATTATTGACAggttttatgttattattattcaataatgtTCATCAAAATAGCTGTATATGTACAATATATTCGCCaaaattggataaaaaatataactttattataattattaatttttgatcCATTTGACAAGGCTTGAAGGGCACATGCCAATTGCTGATGACGAACCGTATTCATATTTTTAGGGGCCCAAAGCAGCTGGTGGATCAGGTTAGGAAAATAAGATGACGCGGCAACTATTTTGAACCGACCTTTTTTCTTGTAACAGTAAATGGCTCGctatatttggtttgaatattgTAGGTTACagtaattttaagattttccaAAGCTAGTTTCTTGTCcttatctcatttttttgaaGTGGAACTTCAAGCTAAATTGGTAAGAGTAGCCTATGATATGTCTTCGATATGAAAACATtccattatttatattcaaacttTCCACCTCATAACCCTTTTTTAGGGgtgatttgaaataaatttgttcAAGTTTGATACAAGCTTtattcaaacaaattcaaaccctAATCTGAGCTTGATTGTATGAACTTAAGCTCGAATCCGaggtaaaatatatttataaaccgatcttaactatattaaaaaaattaaatgatgcGTGTAAACCACAAAAAAATCATCTTTGAATAAACGAGTTTGACTTATCTACACGAACCTGAGTAAAACACCAATGAGTTATTCTCTAGACTTGGTGAACCCAAACTAAGTCTCTCAAAAATGAGTTTcatcttatttaatttgattcaatttgaatttaaccttAAACGTTTGATCTATCCTAGTAAAGACATACTATAATATAGTGGTAGTTATAACTTTGTGGGTAAGTAAGGTGGACTCAAATTGTGCTATGGGCTGACCTAACTTGTAAAGCTTACCACCACGACTTGGGGATACAATAGACTACATTGAATATACTTCGATATGGTCCACTATTATGTCAATACATGATGaactaagtaaaaaaaattaagtaataaaaactATCTCcattttttcctatttaagtaattgattttttttttcctgtaaaataactaattttcagattttaaagATTCTCAACAAAATGAAgtctcaaaatatttatttgtatttactATACAACCAAAATTAATTCAACGCTAAAACGCGCCGGGTGCATACTTATTACACTCTCTCACTCTCGTACGTAAAAGTACTCCGTCGCTTCTTGTTCCTTGCCAAGCACTCTCAAGTGATAGCAGTCTGTTACATTTTCAGCATCCTCCTCAACTTACAGTGTACGCATCTAGCTTGTCTTCTTTTCATTGtcatttgtatttttgttctttctttttcatttcagtTTTGTTCACTCAGTTTTCAAAGTTTGTCGTGGCTTTGCTTGAACCGGATGGTTTAACGCGTATAGTGAACTCAGTTTTATTTTGATTCGGTGATTCAATTAAAAGTTAGTAATGGCTAGGGTTTTGCGCGGCGTTTGTTTGCTTTtgaagtttgaataaatttttccCGTTTCGCTTTTTACTTTTCTGTTTCAATCAAACGTATTGTTACTTCTGcgattttctttattttgtagttccctttaaacttattttttggtttttatataattacattgaaatttgaaatcattTTTTAGGTTTTGTTCATTGAGCACACAGGCTActattagattttatttgtttatatattatatactgaTATTATAATGCTTCATATTACTGTGTACTTGTTTATTGTTTGTTGTTGTAGTAGTCTTTCAATTCCGctaaattttagtttgttcTATTGATATTTCAGCCATGCTtgcttgttttttattttatactgCGACATTCTTGCTATTATGAATGTTAGAGTGAATCTTGAAATCGCCATGAATCTTGATTAATTTGCCTGAAATTATAAGGAATAGATGTTGATAATGTTAATGAGGCTTATTATGTAAGCCtttttttgattcaatttgcttaaaaaagtaatatcTCCATCTTTTGTTTGACACAGTAGCTGTTGTGTTGATCAACAGAAATCAATTCATTAACCATTTAGGTTAGGTTTTTGTTTCCCTAGTTTTGTTGTTCTAAAGattgctatttttttaattaaattttctgttTCATATATTGTGCTGAATTCGGTACTTATTGAACAGTATTTATTTGATCAACATCTtcaatgttttgtttgaaaattttttagccCATTTGATTAGCAGTAGTTGCTTATGTTTTAAGCTCTAATTGCAGTTTAATTTTCTGTCCTTTTCAATTTCAGTCACAGGATGGGGGCAGGAAGGCAAACGCAGACTTTCACTGGAAATTCACCTTCTACAGATCCAACATATACCCATGCAGCTGCTAGAAATCTGGGAAAGCACCAGCTTGGTGGTGTTATATTTGGCTGCAAGAATAACACCATCAAAGAATGTTTAACTAATCAACTGTTTGGTCAGTCATCTGCAattttgattcatattttttgtaaacattttgttttttgtttcatGAATTTGTTAGTCATTCAGACACCAGTGATAATGATTGGTAGGATTGCATAAAATTGGGAagaatgaataaattatttctaattgttttaatattaatcattttttgtgaagattttatttcctatttttcattaatagaaTGGTTCTTATTTTGCAAATGTCTTCTCTACAACTATCACTTTGCATACACACGTGGATCTTCCTTTCTTTAGCAGGATTTCTGCTTAAGatgagaaaatgttagtttggtttaagaatataattctatatgatataatttcgttttattttaatttccattGGGCAGCATTGCAGAGGCTGCTTGCGTATCTGTTCTTAGATTGTCTCCAAAAGCTTATGGGATTTTGTATTACCTTTAATAGGTTTACCAGCTCACCACTTTATTTATGTAAAGAACATTGACACTGGCCTACCACTTTTTCTATTCAACTACAGTGAAAGAAAACTTTATGGCATCTATGAAGCTGCCAGCCCTGGCAGAATGAACATTGATCCGTATGGGTGGACTACTGATGGTTCTAAGAGAACCCTGTATCCTGCACAGGTATTATACTAGTTTGCTTATCTATTTTCTagttcttttttaatataaaaagttatatttgagACAGATAATTTATGATGAAGAGAAGACTGTAATGCCGGTATTATGTTGCTTTCCAAATTAAGGTTCAGATTTGTGTCAAATTGAAATGCCAACCTCTGCTTGAAGAACAGTTTAAACCAGTAATTAAAGACAATTACTACACTGATCATCATTTCTGGTTTGAGCTTGACCATTCTCAGGCAAGCAAGCTGATATCACTAGCATCTTTAACGGTTTCAACAAGCACTTGTTGTCCTTTCAAATCAGCAAGGCAGAGAAACATTTTCCAACCTCTTTCAACCACTGACAAGGAAGAGGAAGGTAACAGGTTTGAGCGGCTTGCTACAGAGCCTGACCTTACAAAGTACTTAGGCTGTATTTCAGATTCTGAAGATGCTGCTCCTGTTGGTGAAATGAATGGGGGGTGTAAATTGCTTCAGCCACTTCCTTTGGAGGTTGATCAATGTAATGATGTGACTAGGAAAATGGATTCTAGAGATGATGCTCCACTAAATGGAGACAACCAGCTATTGGAAGCTCATACAAATGTGAATATGGTGGAACAAGATGAGAAAGAGAATATACTCAAGAAACTGAAAGAATTGGCTTTTAACCGTAGAAGTGAAGACGTTCCTTTAACTGATTATGTAGATGAACCTGCTTTTACGAGGGACATGTGCCCGGGAAACAGGGTTTCTATTTGTGAAAAGATTAGCTCTGATGAGAAGAATGAAGAGAATAGTTGTTCCTCTTCTTATTGTCGGTCTGTCATAGCTAAGGTTGTTGAGGATATCCGTCCTCTATTTTATTTCACTTAAGATTCAAAAGAGTTTCTTGCTTTGGCCTTAGTAACATTGCTTTATGCTCTAAGTAGTTGATTCAAGAGGTGGAAGAGCTTAAAGAATTTAAAGCAGAACAAACTCTAAAGATGAGATATTTGGAGCAGAAGCTGGTAACGTTATGCCATTCCTGTGATATTGAACTCTGCTATTTCCAATAGTTGTCTTATCTTCCCTGGGTGAATAATTAAACAAACTATGTGAAGATTGCTATGTTCAAACATAGCAATTTAGTCATTATCGGAGGCTGAATTcttttttgattaattatatatattctatgGACTAAGGACTAAtgataaattgaattgaattacaaTGGAAATAGAAGTAGAATTATCGAAATCACTGGTGCTTTATAAGGCTGAATAGGAAAAGCATTAGTGACAATTGTTCGAGCAGTTGatgttttttctctctc
It contains:
- the LOC123229559 gene encoding patellin-6-like, with the protein product MNLSLFSEYCVFSLSLSLSLSLLCLCEHQREGIVSRVSSFECLKLFLINTKNSYKTHYINDLRTLMEAISVVDSSPMSSQQQDSLPEASPKPHGKKSFVTTLMEAATLRTPSFKEDSYFISNLKSSEKKALQELKNKLVDSHGSGNECSMWGIHLLGGDEKADVILLKFLRARDFRVLDSFNMLEKCLAWRKEFGADGVLEEDLGFKELEGVVAYMQGYDKEGHPVCYNAYGVFRDKDMYERIFGDEEKLKRFLRWRVQVLERGINLLHFKPGGINSIIQVTDLKDMPKRELRVASNQILSLFQDNYPEMVARKIFINVPWYFSMLYSMFSPFLTQRTKSKFVISKEGNVAETLYKFIRPEDIPVQYGGLSRPSDLNGPPKPASEFTVKGGEKVNIQIEGIEAGATITWDLVVGGWDLEYSAEFVPNAEGSYTIAVEKPRKISPSEEAIHNSFTSSEAGKMVVSVDNTLSRRKKVAAYRYIVRKSTHV
- the LOC123210430 gene encoding kelch-like ECH-associated protein 1 isoform X1, coding for MGAGRQTQTFTGNSPSTDPTYTHAAARNLGKHQLGGVIFGCKNNTIKECLTNQLFGLPAHHFIYVKNIDTGLPLFLFNYSERKLYGIYEAASPGRMNIDPYGWTTDGSKRTLYPAQVQICVKLKCQPLLEEQFKPVIKDNYYTDHHFWFELDHSQASKLISLASLTVSTSTCCPFKSARQRNIFQPLSTTDKEEEGNRFERLATEPDLTKYLGCISDSEDAAPVGEMNGGCKLLQPLPLEVDQCNDVTRKMDSRDDAPLNGDNQLLEAHTNVNMVEQDEKENILKKLKELAFNRRSEDVPLTDYVDEPAFTRDMCPGNRVSICEKISSDEKNEENSCSSSYCRSVIAKLIQEVEELKEFKAEQTLKMRYLEQKLVEAETEIQQLKIHRMVVHSGSNPPIELSDKEAIESLEDFCVNPTESIYLLGGYDGESWLSTLDSYVPLRGVIKSLHPMNFVRSFASVALLNGEVYVFGGGDGCTWYNTVESYSPGNDEWTLCPSLNQAKGGLSGVAFDNKIYAIGGGNGVECFSDVEMFDLKLGRWIGMLSLQQKRFSLAAAEIDRVLYATGGFNGKEYLNSAEKFDHRMRYWEPIASMNSKRACHSVVVLNGKL
- the LOC123210430 gene encoding uncharacterized protein LOC123210430 isoform X2 — its product is MGAGRQTQTFTGNSPSTDPTYTHAAARNLGKHQLGGVIFGCKNNTIKECLTNQLFGLPAHHFIYVKNIDTGLPLFLFNYSERKLYGIYEAASPGRMNIDPYGWTTDGSKRTLYPAQVQICVKLKCQPLLEEQFKPVIKDNYYTDHHFWFELDHSQASKLISLASLTVSTSTCCPFKSARQRNIFQPLSTTDKEEEGNRFERLATEPDLTKYLGCISDSEDAAPVGEMNGGCKLLQPLPLEVDQCNDVTRKMDSRDDAPLNGDNQLLEAHTNVNMVEQDEKENILKKLKELAFNRRSEDVPLTDYVDEPAFTRDMCPGNRVSICEKISSDEKNEENSCSSSYCRSVIAKLIQEVEELKEFKAEQTLKMRYLEQKLVEAETEIQQLKIHRMVVHSGSNPPIELSDKEAIESLEDFCVNPTESIYLLGGYDGESWLSTLDSYVPLRGVIKSLHPMNFVRSFASVALLNGEVYVFGGGDGCTWYNTAQVMMNGPCALP